From the genome of Myxococcus xanthus:
TCGACGGCAGCTCCGTCTTCTCATCGAGGAAGCGGTGGACGGGCTGTTTCAGTTTGGATCGGTAGAGTTGTGTGATGCCCGCAGGTCCGTGCGCAAGAGCGGGGCCCGGCCACCGCCCCAGGTGCTTGAAGAGAACTATACGGTGAAGATGAACAGCCACATGCTGCATGTATCCGCGTAGTCCTTCGCGCTGATAGTCGATGTCGCCACTATCCGAATGCTGCACACAGAGCTCGCCATCCGGATAGGTGTGCGCGTCGACAGTCAGCTTGATGCCCAGGTCGTGCTGCAACACCACCACAATTGGATGCGCATTGGGAGCGGGGAAGCTCAAGGGAACTTCAATCCGCAAGGCGAACGAGTATCTCCGCTGGCACGGGCCCTCCACCCAAGCAGTCCCGTTGATGTGACCATCCGCTGTGAGAACGAAGCCAGGGGCGCTCGACAAGAACGCCTGGACTTGCCGCTCCCACTCAATAGGGCATGACGAGAAAGCAGTAGACACGTTCAGGGAGGAGGGAGGAGGGGACTGGGCGCCCAAGCTGCTACTCTCCCCAGGAACGGGCCGGTCGGATGCCGCCGGTTGCTGCTGGCGTCACACGCAGGCCGTCCGAGAGCGTTCCACCAACAACCACTCTTCCTCCCGAGTCGTATGCTTTGGCCGCCTCTTCCGCTTCGATGCGCTCGAGGTCGACGTCTGCCACGTAGCGCTCCTTCTTCAGCGAGAAGAAGCCCTGAAGCGATTTCTCGATGCCCTCCCACAAACGTACGCTGATGGCGGTGTGGCCGTCACCAGCGCCGTCCTGTAACTCGGAGGCACATGGGATGGAGCGGCCGAGGACAGTAACCTCCTTGTCATCGCGCAACCCCACACGGCCAACAAGAACCTTCCCAACATCCGCCCCGCAGGAAACGTCCAGCGTCGACAGCGCTGGGAAGAGTTCCTTGGCAAGGTCGACGGCGGAGCATAGGGCGGCGGCCGTCTCCACGGCTTTGCTCTTGAACCGCCCAGAAGTGCGCGCCTCGTACAGGAGGGCTTGGACTCGGTCGCCCTGGAACTGGATGAAGTCGCCGTCGTAGTCAGCAACGACGGCCTGCATCTCCGAGCGCAGGACATGAAGGAGTCGCAGCGCCTCCTTCTTTTCATCTTCGGTAGAGAGGCTGGCGACATAGCTCGTGAAGCCGGATAGGTCCCCGAAGAATGTTATGGCCTCCTCTAGCCGCGCTACCTTCTTGCCCAGTGAGCCGTAGTCAATAGGTGCTCGAACGTCGGTGATATCCAGGCTTTCCAACGGATGGGCCTCAATGTCCTCCTTGACGGCGGCCTCGAAGCTGGTCGGTAGTTTCTCTCGAGCAGCAGCGGAGGGGAGTTGCTTCGTGAAGGGGGCCGCTCCGGCGGCGAGCCGCTCTTCTCCGGGGGCACTGGGGTTGCC
Proteins encoded in this window:
- a CDS encoding SEC-C metal-binding domain-containing protein — translated: MSFPAPNAHPIVVVLQHDLGIKLTVDAHTYPDGELCVQHSDSGDIDYQREGLRGYMQHVAVHLHRIVLFKHLGRWPGPALAHGPAGITQLYRSKLKQPVHRFLDEKTELPSKNSLCPCGSRSRFQRCCRDVVREGRRRLAEMRSLLAHVAASKPISPANR
- a CDS encoding adenylate/guanylate cyclase domain-containing protein, translated to MAWSREAARTRMMDSYEQMDDIDLRPLTREMDLENLGLSQARTVTGVHVYLDVTNFQSLLEARRENTAELKKLLRHLTVFQRQVERLLRQQDGAAVRVHFQGARLHLIVFKPYDTEEGATLARLVKAVTLVEQVRQLADMIQFHTDIHFEFEAGVDTGEAIATMNARARRRQLLFVGRPANEAAKALTGNPSAPGEERLAAGAAPFTKQLPSAAAREKLPTSFEAAVKEDIEAHPLESLDITDVRAPIDYGSLGKKVARLEEAITFFGDLSGFTSYVASLSTEDEKKEALRLLHVLRSEMQAVVADYDGDFIQFQGDRVQALLYEARTSGRFKSKAVETAAALCSAVDLAKELFPALSTLDVSCGADVGKVLVGRVGLRDDKEVTVLGRSIPCASELQDGAGDGHTAISVRLWEGIEKSLQGFFSLKKERYVADVDLERIEAEEAAKAYDSGGRVVVGGTLSDGLRVTPAATGGIRPARSWGE